The genomic DNA ATATTGGTTTTTTTTCAGCTCACGAAGACTGCCAAATGATGTGAATATTGGCAACACCGATCTGTTGAAAACTGTAAGAAGATCTGCCATCTTTCAGACTGAATGTGTCTTTTCTATGAGTCACTCCATGGAGACAAAAAATTAAGTAATATTATGAAGGAGTTTGGAAAGTACAAAGCAAATACTACAGTGTCAATCTGAAATAGATGTTGAAGTCCACCTGTATGAAATCTAAACTTTATGTTAATATTGTGATGAGGTGCCTAGATGTGGGgaatgtaatattatttataaaggggggaaaaaatgaacaattttaTTTCTAGTGTTTCTAATTAACTGATTTCTACCATTTTGTGACCACTCTtcagaacaaaacatgaaaacatgttttaaaatgttggtaAGGGAGATTTGAAGCGATAATGCTAAGCAGAAAACTGAACCGTTTTCCTTCCTGTACGATGACTATCACACCGAAATGACACACGATACACAGCAGCCGATAACCAGTTTCAAATGCAAGTGGATAAATAATGCACTGACATTTGGAGAGAGCTTTCTTGAAGCGTTTCCCGTTAACGTGTCTCAGGATGTGATGGGGCTGCCGGTTGATGTGTCTGATGGTCAGCTTACAGAAGAGCTGATTGCTGGGGGgggaacaaaacagacagacaacacaaagtGGAGATCAGCTTCACACATTCAATCTCTGAGTGACATTTGCTTTGGCAATCACTGACACTACTGAAAGTAAGAAGTCTCCTCACGGTTGTTTCGTGCTTGGCACAATGTGTGGCTCATACTGGCTGTAGTTGAACTCTGCAGCAGCACTCAGTTTCTCATATTTTTTCCCTTGAGTGAACTTCTGCAGCTCGGTCAGGTTGCATGGAAACTCGTGGCCATTTAGGGTGCATTGgatctgaaaacaaacaagtggcTCATTTGGTGCTCACGGAATTAAGCCTGGTGCAGCAATAAACCTGGTAATCATTGACCAGTTTTTCCAGCGTTAGGTAGAAACATCAGagcacttcacacacacattgactcATGATAGGACTTAGCAATACAGCTAGCATCACAGCGTGCGAGCAGTGTGTTTCGTGTAATGTGGTGCCATGTGCTCGCTAACCTTTTTGCCATCTGTAAGCTGAAGAAACGGGTGGTTTACAAGAAAAGCTCTGAGGTCCGCAGGTAATTCCTCCATAGcttaaaaacacttgaaaacaGATATTTCAAGGTGCTGATTCAGGCCAACCCCCTTTACAGGAAGTGTCCACACGTGGGTCCGCTGCAAACGACTGTGTTTGGTGATATCCTGGCGCCATCCACTGGTTAAAGTACAGAAAGGTCAGATCAGATGCCTCCCCATTCAGCTTATCAGCACGACACTGATCAAGACACACAAATCAATATGAATAAACAGAGTACCGgttcaattcaatcaagaaaACTGGCGCGATTAACGTTATATAActctataaaaaataaacctgcaTCCACGCACAGacctgtaaatgtattttatatctCATAACAAGATCAAGTGGCTTCAATTTGTCCGctacaatacaaaaataaacgTTGATTGGCTTAAGTCAGGTGACAGTCAGCTGACTGATACAGCACCTGAGCCAGAGAgcaagataataaaaaaagagagcgCACTCTCTGTTCTCGTTTTCAGAAACCATGAGTGTAGTCGACAAATATGCTACAGAAACGTTTAATGAGAAAGTACGGACCTTGTTTGAAAACGGgaacgtaaaaaaaaatactttacagATTTTATGGGATGTATGAGTGAAGATATCTGTTAAAATATTCGTCAGGTTATCTGCGCAGAGTGAGTACTCTCTCTTACTACTAAACGGTCTTTGCTGAAAGCGCCTACATTTCCTCCCATAATGCATCGGTTcagtaaacaaatatatatgaTGGCTGCCAATGACAGCAGATGTCAAGCTAGCTAACTGACGTAAAATAACTTTGAAATAGACTTTTCATGGTGCGTTTgttcatttagtttagtttcaaaTTGCTTATCGTTAGTTTGCTCATGCATATTAGCGGGGAACCTAGCTTCCTTAACGGTATTAAAGTGACAGTATAGGCAGCGTAACTTGTTAAGTTAGAACCGCagaatatttacaaaatgtctGGACCAAATGGAGACCCAGACATGTCGATTGACGAAGGTATTATCAACGACGAAGATGATTTCGGCGATGAGGAAGGTAATGAGCTGGTTTCGATGCTAGTCTTTGCAGGTGGTGTTTCGGCTTAACGAGCGACCGTGCTAACTGGCGTCCGTTAGGACTGTAACGGTAATGGGGACTAATATAAACAGAGAGTAATTTACGACGATAGCTACGTATTTTCTTGCTTTCCAACGGCTGTCGTAACTATGACAACCACAGACGCGTTCGGCTCCCTGTCGCcggttaacacggtcgctcatTGAACCGAAACACCAGCCTGCTCGCTTTATGAAGCCAAAATGGGTCATTTTGACAACATTGAATGGGAATATCAGAAATATAAATCTAGAAATAGATCTTGTTTTTACTTTCTGCATTAAATCTTTTATGTGTAAGACCAGAGACCCTTTGCTTTGCCTGACAGTGAATCTCCATGTTGTGCATCCACAGAGTATGAAGCCATCAACTCCATGCTGGACCAGATCAACTCCTACCTCGATGACCTGGAAGAACGAAATGATTCACTGAACGGCAAACTGCATGAACTAATGGAGTCAAACCGGCAAGCCCGGCAGGAGTTCAGGGCCCAACTGCTCAGCCCCACGACCGAGGAGGAGAAGTGTCCCACAGACGGGgactcctcctccgcctccacaCCCAGCAAGGAAGACCTGAAGGAGGACAGTGGGGATGGCAATTAAGCGACATGAAGGAGGATTGAGGAAATGCAGGGATAGAAATATTTAACTCAACTCCTCTAACGTGTGTCTGTTGGACTGGTGTACCTTTATCTGCGTCATACGCGCCTGTTTGATTCTTCTTCCCAtcagcagatgtgtgtgtaacCGTGATATTTTGATCCCAGATTACTGtcataaaatcaaacatgctGATTATCCATGGTGACACCCCGTGATCTTCTTGTCCTCACGGCCAAGTGTAGGTCACAGTGGAGCTTGTGTGTAGTGTGTTGATGTATGTAGTGCTGACATTCAGATCTGTAACAGCTGTACAGTCTCTACTCCTGTTTGTATTAGCCCAAATGGTAAATTATGCAACATTCCAGGTGTCTATCAgtgtattataatatataattgcAAATCTAAAGTGTGTGCTGTCCTGTTCGTTTGCATCTGTTGCGGGCTGAGAAGTGCTAAAAAAATTGAGTCAACACAAATTGTGGGAATtgtcagacattttaatataaattaaaatgaccCCCCCGccccaaacaaaaaacaaacatccaaaaatacattaaacttCCAGCAGTTAGAAAACATCACCTGTTTGTTCATCTCAATTTGTCAGTagctgaataaaaatacaataagaaACATACAGCTTTGTTTGaaattatactgtacatgtcgTTTTCTCCCTCCTGTTCCCTTTCGGTTTCAGatcgaagaaaaaaaaaaaaagaacagcttCGATCATGTCCTCGTTCCTTCAGACAGAACATGATGCGGTACTCATCATATAACACACCGTCGCTACGTGTGTCCGTCAGtcttttgtggttttaaatatCGTTATCTAATGTGGAGGATTAAATGTTTCCAGAGCAGCTCACTAGTCATGAAAAACAGAAGTAACACATCCCTATTTACTGCTGAAATGTTGGAACCAAAAGTTATACATTTGTACTATCTGCTGTACGTTACCGGTGCTTAAAATCAGAGTTTACAAGTATAATTTGCTACATTAAATACCTACAGAAACTCAAGTAGGAGCCTTCTGTCCAGTGTTGTGTCACCAATGATCTATTTCTAAGCGTTTATCTTCATGAACTCTGCGctaaaaaaagtttggatttgTGGGGTCTCTGAAGAAACAACCTTCAAACATCCAGCAAGCAAgtcaaaaacaagtttttagtctttttaagCTTCAAGCAGCATTTAACCTGTCTTCACTGACAAGCTTTCACGACTTCAAAATGAGAGAAATGCGGACACAGTGCAGCCCTTTGTGAGAGTGAAGAGTCCTCTGGGAGAGCACATCATTTGAATTCAGTGTCTGCTTGGTagcagaaacatttcttttgtcttttgtttgttcatttcaagAACACTGGGATTTTCTTTTCCACATGACTGCGCCCATGTAAAAGGGTTTATAGGCATTTTGTTGACGTGCGTTCACTACTACATTCAGCTTCTACAGACTGTGCAGGGGCCTTTTCTctcattatataaataaaattccCAATTTAAGTAACAATTTTAGCCCCAAACacaaaacttttacttttttttttttaaagatgctaaaatgcacAGAACAAAGCTACGATCAAATTCAAGATTCAGCATTTCTCAACACTCAAAAGTACCAAAGTaccattttaatactttttttccccccaaacaaattttttttttttttttaattcgtTACATTCTACATTTCAGGTCGCTAAAAGCGTGTGCTACGTGTTTAGCAATGTGGAAAATGTCTCCAACCTGTTGGTTATATTAAGTTAACCATTCACCACAGCTGGCTAAGACAATTAGCAAAAGCTGACAATCAGTCCTCGTTAACATCCTGATCCAGGCAGCAGGGTGGGAaattaactatttttttttttgtgagccATTCTCAGAAAAATCAAATCTACCAGCCATATTTAAACAGCCTGGACACTGTTCATTCACAGTGATTGTTATATGAATAGAGGGTGTTTTTCATGTCACACTACATCTTTAAAATACATGATATACAGTCATGCTGGCGGCTCTCTGAGGTTATACTAAATCCTAAGTCCACATGCTGATGTAAACAGGTTTGTTTACCAGGTCTTCCATCTTAGTTTCACATGTCAGTGCTAAACAAAAGTGCAGCTaaagctgatgggaatgtcatcagtttttaaaaaggtagtCGGTCATAAACCAAACATTGATATTTTGACCTGAAATTAGTGCTAGATGAAATGTCAAGCTCAAGTCA from Larimichthys crocea isolate SSNF chromosome IX, L_crocea_2.0, whole genome shotgun sequence includes the following:
- the bbln gene encoding bublin coiled-coil protein, coding for MSGPNGDPDMSIDEGIINDEDDFGDEEEYEAINSMLDQINSYLDDLEERNDSLNGKLHELMESNRQARQEFRAQLLSPTTEEEKCPTDGDSSSASTPSKEDLKEDSGDGN